A section of the Elusimicrobiota bacterium genome encodes:
- a CDS encoding AEC family transporter has translation MFIEIFMNVIIPVFFIIAVGYIMEKKFKLNMRTLSDLNFYVFVPALIFVKMLDSDLQPSKTIGILLFYLIHFAILFAISFILFSPKVVRQKRTTLTLCTVFHNAGNYGIPLMLLAYGTEGVSVIAIIMIALNLLCFTMGIFMMESEHKDMSKTMVNLLKIPVIYAIFIGFALRFFHLNPPHQIMIPIGHLADGLIAVALLTLGAQLALSKPGKDLKFVSLGVFMRLVIAPIIAVLLVPFFKFTGNIGPIMILSSGLPVAVNAYLLAAEYDNEAELASQLVFWSTVLSAFSIPVILYFLR, from the coding sequence ATGTTTATAGAAATATTCATGAATGTTATCATTCCTGTGTTTTTTATCATTGCTGTGGGTTATATAATGGAAAAAAAGTTCAAACTGAATATGAGGACGCTTTCAGACTTGAATTTCTATGTTTTTGTGCCAGCCCTGATTTTTGTAAAAATGCTCGATTCAGACCTTCAGCCTTCAAAAACAATAGGTATTTTGTTGTTCTATTTAATTCATTTTGCCATTTTATTTGCAATTTCGTTTATATTGTTTTCTCCAAAGGTTGTCAGGCAAAAAAGGACAACGCTCACTCTTTGTACGGTTTTTCACAATGCGGGAAATTATGGCATTCCTTTGATGTTGCTGGCCTATGGAACAGAGGGTGTAAGCGTTATCGCCATCATTATGATAGCCCTCAACCTTTTATGTTTTACGATGGGAATATTCATGATGGAATCAGAACACAAAGATATGAGTAAAACAATGGTTAATCTCCTAAAAATCCCGGTGATATATGCAATTTTTATTGGTTTTGCTTTGCGCTTTTTTCATTTGAACCCGCCGCATCAAATCATGATACCTATCGGGCATCTTGCTGACGGGCTTATAGCCGTAGCGCTTTTAACTTTGGGCGCCCAGCTTGCTTTAAGCAAACCCGGGAAAGATTTGAAGTTTGTTTCCCTCGGCGTTTTTATGAGGCTTGTTATAGCGCCAATTATTGCGGTTCTTTTAGTCCCGTTTTTCAAATTCACCGGAAATATCGGCCCTATTATGATACTTTCTTCCGGGTTGCCCGTTGCAGTAAATGCCTATTTGCTTGCGGCAGAATATGATAATGAAGCAGAACTGGCATCCCAGCTGGTTTTCTGGTCAACAGTACTAAGCGCGTTTAGTATTCCGGTTATTCTATATTTTTTAAGGTAA
- a CDS encoding flavodoxin encodes METGKKILVVFYSRSGNTERVAKDVATAVGADTEKLIDKTKRSGVFGFIFGGRGAMRNKETELEPIKTEVSKYDIVVLGTPVWAGRMTPAIRTYINKNRDKFKTIACIITAGSGSALSIVPSIEELSGKKAIACIGLSGGDLKNEAKYKGKVNKFMEELRKK; translated from the coding sequence ATGGAAACAGGAAAGAAAATTCTGGTGGTTTTTTATTCGCGTTCAGGTAATACTGAAAGGGTAGCGAAAGATGTGGCAACAGCGGTTGGGGCTGATACTGAAAAACTTATTGATAAAACGAAACGTTCAGGTGTTTTTGGGTTTATTTTCGGCGGCAGGGGTGCGATGCGCAACAAAGAGACTGAGCTGGAACCAATCAAGACAGAAGTATCTAAATACGATATTGTGGTTTTAGGCACTCCCGTTTGGGCAGGAAGGATGACTCCCGCGATAAGGACTTATATAAACAAAAATAGAGATAAATTTAAGACAATTGCATGTATAATAACAGCCGGCAGCGGTTCTGCATTGTCAATTGTCCCATCAATTGAAGAACTTTCAGGAAAAAAAGCAATTGCTTGCATAGGATTGAGCGGCGGTGACTTGAAAAATGAGGCTAAATACAAAGGAAAAGTTAATAAGTTTATGGAAGAGTTGAGGAAGAAATAG
- a CDS encoding tetratricopeptide repeat protein, with product MLFFGDLKQSSMLFKVLGFGFIISMFFSLAGYCQNIKLSTSTTIFKVEPAIKSDKQLLTAEHRRTKQLQREIAKKAKQRITDQKISIETVYNQAVEDYVKKYYLRATDELKTVISEDLSYRNASFYLSDIKKTMKKIAKEEKNSDMEELSYAKAYVSYYSGSLQKSINEWGKIFCLNAENDEIKEYLDKTKMLLKEMETEDKLSGYYSNGIEKSKNKEYAAAINEWEKVIELAKKENMLSSLDWNIKAQHQITIALEQIKKNRDAYQKTINSSKNHQKDTKKAEKAKLDVDSAEKYYNEGLVCYAQGKISEAIRLWELTIRLNPEHERAKKAKETAGTEISQAGKK from the coding sequence ATGTTGTTCTTCGGGGATTTGAAACAAAGCAGTATGTTGTTTAAGGTTTTAGGTTTTGGATTTATTATTTCAATGTTTTTTTCTTTAGCAGGTTATTGTCAGAATATAAAGCTGTCAACAAGCACAACAATATTCAAAGTTGAGCCGGCCATAAAATCAGATAAACAATTATTAACAGCTGAACACAGGCGCACAAAACAACTACAAAGAGAAATAGCAAAAAAGGCAAAACAAAGAATCACTGATCAAAAAATTAGTATTGAAACCGTATATAACCAGGCAGTTGAAGATTATGTTAAGAAATATTACTTGAGAGCTACTGATGAATTGAAAACAGTCATCAGTGAAGATTTATCTTACAGAAACGCGTCGTTCTACCTTTCAGATATAAAAAAAACGATGAAAAAAATAGCTAAAGAAGAGAAAAATTCAGATATGGAAGAACTATCCTATGCCAAAGCCTATGTTAGTTATTATTCAGGATCTTTGCAGAAATCAATAAATGAATGGGGAAAAATATTTTGCCTCAATGCGGAGAATGATGAAATTAAGGAATATCTTGATAAAACAAAAATGTTGCTAAAAGAGATGGAAACCGAAGACAAATTGTCGGGCTATTATAGCAATGGAATAGAAAAATCAAAGAACAAGGAATATGCAGCGGCCATAAATGAGTGGGAGAAAGTTATTGAACTTGCAAAAAAAGAAAACATGCTTTCCTCTTTAGACTGGAACATAAAAGCACAACACCAAATAACAATTGCTTTAGAGCAAATCAAAAAAAATCGGGATGCATACCAAAAAACTATAAATTCAAGCAAAAACCACCAAAAAGACACAAAGAAAGCAGAAAAAGCTAAGTTAGATGTAGATTCAGCCGAAAAATATTACAACGAAGGCCTTGTATGTTACGCTCAAGGAAAGATAAGCGAAGCTATAAGGTTGTGGGAATTAACTATAAGGCTCAACCCTGAACATGAAAGAGCCAAAAAAGCAAAAGAAACAGCTGGAACAGAAATAAGCCAGGCAGGGAAGAAATGA
- a CDS encoding type II and III secretion system protein → MKKIFLLLIALCALTCSCFAENLIEVSVEIAEVNNNKARELGIKWIDEIKTGELSGEIPGYTPGTLPAKNVNLPALIGPSDWFRYSALTADLKMLTEKGAAKIMSKPKLLTKSGSTAKFLVGGEFPVISGGVSGGSIEWKEYGIKLNVKPTVSAENKIETDLTVEVSRLDWANQVKDIPAIAIRKITSDVDLKSGETISVAGLIETNKETKKTGIPILVDIPLLGVLFGRHSVVDVETTIMIFVTPKIVR, encoded by the coding sequence ATGAAAAAGATATTTTTATTGCTAATTGCACTTTGTGCGCTTACTTGCAGCTGTTTTGCTGAAAACCTTATAGAAGTCTCTGTAGAGATAGCTGAAGTCAATAATAATAAAGCAAGAGAATTGGGTATAAAATGGATTGATGAAATAAAAACGGGAGAATTATCAGGAGAAATCCCGGGATATACTCCCGGCACATTGCCGGCAAAAAATGTAAATCTGCCTGCTTTAATCGGCCCCAGCGATTGGTTTAGATATTCCGCTTTAACCGCAGACTTAAAGATGCTGACTGAAAAAGGCGCAGCTAAAATAATGTCAAAACCAAAATTGCTTACAAAAAGCGGTTCAACGGCTAAATTCCTTGTAGGAGGTGAGTTTCCGGTAATTTCCGGAGGTGTTTCCGGAGGAAGCATAGAGTGGAAAGAATATGGGATAAAACTTAATGTAAAGCCGACCGTAAGCGCAGAAAACAAAATTGAAACTGATCTAACCGTAGAAGTGAGCAGACTGGATTGGGCAAACCAGGTTAAGGATATACCCGCAATAGCTATACGCAAAATCACTTCTGATGTGGATTTAAAAAGCGGAGAAACCATTTCAGTAGCAGGTTTGATAGAAACAAACAAAGAAACAAAAAAAACAGGAATCCCAATACTTGTGGATATTCCATTGTTGGGGGTATTGTTCGGCAGGCATTCAGTAGTAGATGTAGAAACAACAATAATGATTTTCGTTACTCCAAAGATCGTAAGATAA
- a CDS encoding pilus assembly protein: protein MKQIKHESGQAVLETFVVLIVLIPIIFATIQLSIIAFGAIVAYDAAQSANRAAIVQTNDRFAKTKALLAGTYVMSTQISGTKNIVPTTVDVKGIFPANKYIADHEGNRIYAYDVTQNYIQNVMFPSLINPFPGSKFFSGGLPVLNLRANSRMVRTPDPTYFKKAYSNANNW, encoded by the coding sequence ATGAAACAAATAAAACATGAATCTGGACAAGCTGTTTTAGAAACATTCGTTGTTTTAATTGTTCTGATACCCATAATATTTGCAACAATCCAGCTGTCGATTATCGCTTTTGGCGCTATCGTAGCTTATGATGCCGCACAATCAGCCAATCGGGCCGCAATAGTACAAACTAACGACAGATTTGCAAAAACCAAAGCTCTATTAGCCGGTACTTATGTTATGTCTACGCAAATTTCCGGCACCAAAAATATAGTTCCTACTACAGTTGATGTAAAAGGTATTTTTCCGGCAAATAAATACATAGCCGACCATGAAGGCAATAGAATTTATGCATACGATGTAACTCAAAACTATATCCAAAACGTAATGTTTCCATCTTTAATTAACCCGTTTCCTGGAAGTAAATTTTTCAGCGGCGGACTCCCTGTGCTTAATTTACGTGCAAACAGCAGGATGGTTCGCACCCCCGACCCGACATATTTTAAAAAAGCGTATTCAAATGCAAATAATTGGTAA
- a CDS encoding pilus assembly protein, translating into MKIKCTNSQKGQAIVEFALLLPALAMILVAICWYSRVMITRQQMVIAARYGTDLIRHMNLNEDEVTAEIKKYFNQDNVRKLDQNRLIVKVKISQAVLPKSMTPPTSWVEVYYKFSLPVMFGEKEFWVSGRSEVLNDTGTPLFENHS; encoded by the coding sequence ATGAAAATAAAATGTACAAACTCTCAAAAGGGTCAGGCAATAGTTGAATTTGCGTTATTATTACCGGCTTTAGCAATGATTTTAGTAGCAATTTGCTGGTATTCAAGAGTGATGATAACAAGGCAACAGATGGTAATAGCGGCAAGATATGGGACGGATTTGATAAGGCATATGAATTTAAATGAGGATGAAGTTACAGCCGAAATAAAGAAATATTTTAACCAAGATAACGTTAGAAAACTGGATCAGAATAGACTTATTGTTAAGGTAAAAATAAGCCAGGCAGTTTTGCCAAAAAGTATGACTCCGCCAACTTCCTGGGTGGAAGTTTACTACAAATTCTCGCTACCAGTAATGTTTGGTGAAAAAGAATTTTGGGTGTCAGGCCGGTCAGAAGTTTTAAATGATACCGGAACGCCTTTGTTTGAAAATCATTCATAA
- a CDS encoding Flp family type IVb pilin — protein sequence MVNARELFKKFVREEEAQGMTEYILIIGLIAVICVVSIKLFGTQIKNLITTSKDKLSKETAEVGK from the coding sequence ATGGTGAATGCAAGAGAGTTGTTCAAAAAATTTGTAAGGGAAGAAGAAGCGCAGGGCATGACAGAGTATATTCTGATTATAGGGCTCATAGCTGTTATATGCGTAGTGTCAATAAAGTTGTTTGGAACCCAGATAAAAAATCTGATAACAACTTCAAAGGACAAACTTTCAAAAGAAACAGCTGAAGTCGGTAAATAA
- the cpaB gene encoding Flp pilus assembly protein CpaB: MNKKTQVLMSVFISLFVALLVGGYLAGLENKYKTGAKKVTVLVAKEYIDQGAMIKPELVEEIKVPQEYIQPKAIKTFKEVTGENGIPLYMAVVPIMQGEQVLTTKLFGLGQETGLAAVIPTDKRAFSITCEKDKIRGIIRPGNKVDIIATLDYYNDKGQKFEEAKTILQNITVLSVGKQILGMVKPSSIGQKKEGEAAAGSDEAESQLTVSFAVTAEESQVLALTSSRGVLTFSLRPTGDDKIKDIASVSLAKLCGSSGASPSGKASAGNTGNNSIEMMKSFQKQQEQALKLLEKYQK; encoded by the coding sequence TTGAATAAGAAGACTCAAGTATTAATGTCGGTTTTCATTTCACTGTTTGTTGCCTTATTAGTCGGCGGATATTTGGCGGGGCTTGAAAACAAATACAAAACAGGTGCTAAAAAGGTTACCGTTTTAGTTGCGAAGGAATATATTGACCAGGGAGCGATGATAAAACCCGAACTAGTCGAGGAAATCAAAGTACCTCAGGAATACATCCAGCCAAAAGCAATAAAAACGTTTAAGGAAGTTACCGGAGAAAACGGCATTCCTCTTTATATGGCTGTTGTGCCTATAATGCAGGGTGAACAGGTCCTTACAACAAAGCTTTTTGGCCTAGGCCAGGAAACAGGGCTTGCCGCTGTGATTCCTACAGATAAACGCGCATTTTCAATAACCTGTGAAAAAGACAAAATCCGGGGTATAATCCGCCCGGGTAACAAGGTGGACATTATTGCAACTCTTGATTACTACAATGATAAAGGCCAAAAGTTTGAAGAAGCAAAAACTATCCTACAGAATATCACAGTTCTAAGCGTTGGAAAACAGATACTCGGGATGGTAAAACCTTCAAGCATTGGCCAGAAAAAGGAAGGTGAAGCCGCTGCAGGTTCTGATGAGGCAGAATCCCAGCTTACAGTATCATTTGCAGTTACCGCTGAGGAATCTCAGGTTTTAGCTCTTACTTCAAGCAGAGGTGTTCTCACATTTTCTCTCCGTCCTACCGGTGATGACAAAATAAAAGATATCGCTTCTGTGAGCCTGGCAAAGTTATGCGGAAGCTCCGGCGCATCGCCGTCAGGCAAGGCTTCTGCGGGCAACACCGGAAACAATTCTATTGAAATGATGAAGTCATTCCAAAAACAGCAGGAGCAGGCTCTTAAACTTCTAGAAAAATATCAGAAATAA
- the tadA gene encoding Flp pilus assembly complex ATPase component TadA, with product MNRTKIVIERLKSIHYPVQAVKVIISNSNIKGSIEKEEIERFIGYKIFAEILYDPESTIPSVNEGKPAVELFPHSDYSRSIKELAFVITKEQERFLKEGAGFFSEVGQLLKERYTFNQEPDSKQIITEGSDVSKEQIITELKKRIHKRLISEFNLKSLDLKGSSDPKKLQEVRNLTREKIEDLLAEEAKELDSREERSQLVSQLLDEILGLGPLEILLKEEEISEIMVNGKDKIYIEKKGKIQLSDIKFDSDSQIVTIIDRILAPIGRRVDESSPLVDARLSDGSRVNVVIPPLALVGPTITIRKFVANRLGFPELIKFNSITQDMVDFLKVCVLLRKNIIVSGGTGSGKTTLLNMLSSFIPSDERIVTIEDSAELKLKQDHVVTLESRPPSIEGTGEISIRRLVVNSLRMRPDRIIVGECRSGETLDMLQAMNTGHDGSLTTVHANTPKDTISRITTMVIMAGTELPERAIREQIVGAIDLIVQISRFSDGSRKVTHITEVATNEKSEMVLYDIFRYKQTGLENTKVIGEMKATGTLPTFFEEIKAHGLEFDKNKLIN from the coding sequence ATGAACCGAACAAAAATAGTAATTGAGAGATTAAAATCAATTCATTACCCTGTCCAGGCAGTCAAGGTGATCATCAGTAACAGTAATATAAAAGGCAGCATTGAAAAGGAAGAAATAGAAAGGTTTATCGGATATAAGATATTTGCTGAAATCCTTTATGACCCTGAATCAACAATTCCTTCGGTAAATGAAGGCAAACCAGCCGTTGAGCTTTTCCCTCATTCAGATTATTCGCGTTCGATAAAGGAGCTGGCTTTTGTCATAACCAAAGAACAGGAACGATTCTTAAAGGAAGGGGCGGGTTTTTTTTCGGAGGTTGGTCAGCTCCTAAAAGAACGTTACACCTTCAATCAAGAACCTGATTCCAAACAAATAATAACTGAAGGCTCAGATGTATCAAAAGAACAGATTATAACTGAGTTGAAAAAACGGATCCACAAGCGGTTAATAAGTGAATTTAACCTGAAATCCCTGGATTTAAAGGGCTCATCTGATCCGAAAAAACTTCAGGAAGTCAGGAATTTAACCCGCGAAAAAATAGAAGACCTGCTGGCAGAGGAAGCAAAAGAATTGGATTCGCGCGAAGAACGGTCTCAGCTTGTCAGTCAACTCTTGGATGAAATACTCGGGTTAGGGCCTTTGGAGATATTGTTAAAGGAAGAAGAGATATCTGAGATAATGGTTAACGGTAAGGACAAAATCTATATAGAGAAAAAAGGCAAAATTCAGCTCTCTGATATAAAATTTGACTCAGATTCCCAGATAGTAACCATTATTGACAGAATTCTGGCGCCAATTGGAAGGCGCGTAGATGAAAGTTCTCCCTTAGTGGATGCCAGGCTTTCAGACGGTTCCCGCGTAAATGTGGTTATTCCTCCATTGGCGCTGGTAGGCCCGACAATAACCATAAGAAAATTTGTTGCAAACCGGCTGGGTTTTCCGGAACTGATAAAATTTAATTCAATTACGCAGGATATGGTTGACTTTTTGAAGGTTTGCGTGCTATTGAGAAAAAATATTATAGTTTCTGGAGGTACTGGTTCGGGCAAGACAACTCTTTTGAATATGCTTTCCTCTTTTATTCCTTCTGATGAACGCATCGTTACAATCGAAGATTCCGCAGAATTGAAACTTAAACAGGATCATGTAGTCACACTTGAAAGCAGGCCTCCTTCAATTGAAGGTACAGGCGAAATAAGCATCAGAAGGCTTGTTGTAAATTCATTGCGTATGCGCCCTGACAGGATTATTGTAGGTGAGTGCCGTTCTGGGGAAACTCTTGATATGTTACAGGCCATGAATACCGGTCACGACGGTTCGTTGACTACAGTTCATGCTAATACACCGAAAGATACAATTTCACGTATTACAACTATGGTTATCATGGCGGGTACAGAGTTGCCTGAGCGGGCCATAAGGGAACAAATCGTGGGTGCTATTGACTTAATTGTACAGATAAGCCGTTTTAGCGATGGTTCAAGGAAGGTTACGCATATAACCGAAGTAGCTACAAATGAAAAAAGCGAAATGGTTTTGTACGATATTTTTCGTTACAAACAGACAGGCCTCGAAAACACAAAAGTAATCGGTGAAATGAAAGCTACAGGCACATTGCCGACATTTTTTGAAGAAATTAAAGCGCATGGCCTTGAGTTTGATAAAAATAAACTAATAAATTAA
- a CDS encoding type II secretion system F family protein, with product MKYLIAAVFGVIAFYLVNKLISKLAQSYSKVSNELGSKAKKFKFEPKKYIEILENAPKSKEASKIKLILSAVFFSIALCLIQDFVFSLIFAAAGYFTPTILINRKAKKQKIKFEEQLVDALGVIANCVRSGASLQQALEVVVKESKPPVSLEFSETLKQIKLGTGTDQAMKNMAQRVNSRDLGIVVLAINVAKEYGGNLGENLFKISGTIRERKKIQDKIDAITSQGRMSAWIITFIPFVLLAVLNFMEPSLFGLMFKTLIGKLLLLLAVAMVAVGNFIIMKIVSIDI from the coding sequence ATGAAATATTTAATAGCAGCAGTTTTTGGAGTTATAGCGTTTTATTTGGTTAATAAATTAATCAGTAAACTTGCCCAATCGTATTCTAAAGTGTCCAATGAACTAGGTTCTAAGGCAAAAAAATTTAAGTTTGAGCCGAAAAAGTATATAGAAATTCTTGAAAACGCTCCCAAGTCAAAAGAAGCCTCCAAAATTAAGCTGATATTGTCGGCCGTTTTTTTTAGTATTGCTTTATGCTTGATTCAGGATTTTGTTTTTAGTTTGATCTTTGCTGCCGCTGGATACTTTACGCCAACGATATTAATAAACCGTAAAGCGAAGAAGCAGAAAATTAAATTTGAGGAACAGCTGGTTGATGCGCTTGGTGTGATTGCCAATTGTGTCCGCTCCGGGGCCAGCTTGCAGCAGGCGCTTGAAGTTGTAGTAAAGGAAAGCAAGCCGCCGGTTTCATTGGAATTCTCAGAGACTTTGAAACAAATAAAGCTGGGTACAGGTACTGACCAGGCAATGAAAAATATGGCACAGAGGGTAAATAGCAGGGATTTGGGCATTGTTGTGCTCGCAATTAATGTAGCAAAAGAATATGGCGGAAATTTAGGCGAGAATCTTTTTAAAATATCAGGAACGATCCGCGAAAGGAAGAAAATCCAGGACAAAATTGATGCTATTACTTCACAAGGCCGGATGTCAGCCTGGATAATTACTTTTATTCCGTTTGTGCTGCTGGCAGTTTTAAATTTCATGGAACCTTCGTTGTTTGGATTGATGTTTAAAACACTGATTGGGAAGTTATTGCTATTACTTGCAGTTGCGATGGTGGCAGTTGGGAATTTTATCATTATGAAAATTGTTTCAATAGATATATAG
- a CDS encoding type II secretion system F family protein — MILFIAALTGVGVYLLSIWLFASAKQKRINRRLNSGSLVVVNKEKGIVVTLKRLSVKVGVKIGEMQYPAIKKYLSDINKLIATAGLANIGDQTFTGMQVIAGLGGIALGLVLFNSFDIFLLLVLFAIGFFMPYLWLKDKISKKQRAIFRSLPDALDLLTLLVEAGVDFNSAINILIENEKNTLTTELYLYQQEVKLGKNRITALLDLSARIDNKYLSSVISSITQALQTGSPVSATLKMLSEQFRSERSIMAEKLGAQAPVKMMIPLILLIFPTIFIVIFAPIVLSFLGGGF, encoded by the coding sequence ATGATTTTATTTATAGCAGCTTTAACTGGAGTTGGTGTTTATCTGCTTAGTATTTGGTTATTTGCTTCTGCAAAGCAAAAGAGAATTAACCGGAGGCTAAACTCGGGTTCGCTGGTGGTTGTGAATAAAGAAAAGGGAATTGTAGTTACATTGAAAAGGCTTTCGGTGAAAGTCGGGGTAAAAATAGGTGAAATGCAGTATCCTGCTATTAAAAAGTACCTATCAGACATAAATAAGTTAATTGCTACAGCAGGGCTTGCAAATATCGGTGATCAGACATTTACAGGTATGCAGGTTATTGCCGGTTTAGGCGGAATAGCTTTAGGCCTAGTGCTTTTTAATTCTTTTGATATTTTTTTACTACTAGTATTGTTTGCAATTGGTTTTTTTATGCCATATCTCTGGTTAAAAGATAAAATCAGCAAGAAGCAGAGAGCTATTTTTAGAAGTTTGCCTGATGCACTTGATTTACTGACACTTTTAGTGGAAGCAGGAGTAGATTTTAACTCAGCAATAAATATTTTAATTGAAAATGAAAAGAATACTTTAACTACTGAGCTATATCTTTACCAGCAGGAAGTAAAACTTGGTAAAAATCGTATTACTGCTTTGTTGGATTTGTCGGCAAGAATAGATAATAAATACCTTTCTAGTGTAATTAGTTCAATTACGCAGGCTTTGCAGACAGGGTCTCCGGTATCGGCTACTTTAAAAATGCTTTCTGAGCAATTCAGGTCAGAGCGGTCTATTATGGCTGAAAAGCTTGGCGCGCAGGCGCCGGTAAAGATGATGATCCCGCTGATTCTCCTCATTTTTCCTACAATATTTATCGTAATCTTCGCCCCGATTGTGCTTTCCTTTTTAGGTGGAGGGTTTTAA